Genomic segment of Peribacillus frigoritolerans:
CCGTTCACAGGATCGCTTAAGTCTTCGAAGAATTTCTTATGAAAATAATAAATGGGTGCGCGAAGCATTAGCGCCGAAAGTCATCTAAGGGAGGGGGAAGGACTATATGGAAACTAGACAAAAAACTTACTTTGAAGAATTTGAAGTATTTAGCCGAAAAACACAAACCTCACCCGTTCAATATCATTTTAGCCTGTTGGCCCCGAATGAGGATATCGCCATCATGATGGCACAAGAAAATTTCATGAGACGTGAAGCTGTAGATGATATCTGGGTTGTCAAAAGACAGAATATACGGAAAATGACGGCCGAGGAAAAGAAAACGCTTCAACGTATCGATAATAAAGACTACAGGACCACAAAAGGATACGGGTATTTAAAGAAAAAATGGCGGAAGTATGAGCAGGGAATGCTCGATGAAAAAGAGATAATGTCTTGGGCTGGAGGTGTGAAAAATGAAGAATGAATCATTGAAGGACATCGCAATCAAGGAATTGCTGCTTCAACTGGCTGACGATGACTTCATCCATTCATACCGTGGTGCAGAATGGTTGGGACTCGCACCGCATATCGAAGAAGATGTTGCATCCGCTTCGATATCTCAAGACACGATGGGGCATGCAGCCATATATTATAAATTACTTGAAGAACTCGGTGAAGGGGATGCTGATAAGCTGGCTCACGACCGTCCCGCCAAGGAACGGCGCAATGCGATCATTCTCGAATTGGTCAATGGTCCTGGCTACTACATGAAAGACCCGGATTATGATTGGGCGTTTGCGGTAGTGCGGAATTATTTTTATACCCAAGCCAAAGCGATTAAGGTTCAATCCCTTCATTCATGTTCATATGAACCGCTTGCTGAAGTGGCCCAAAAGGTACAGATGGAACTTTACTATCATTTGATGCACTGGAAAACATGGTTCGTCCAATTGCTGGGATCTGGTCACTTGGAAGCGGTTTCGAGAATGAAAGCGGCGATCGGGAAAACAATGCCCGATTTTGCTGGCGTATTTTCACTTGGACAATATGGAGAGGAAATGGTTGAGCTCGGCTTGATAGAGGGCGAAGCTGTCTTACAGAAAAAATGGATCGAGGCCATCACACCAATTTTTGAAAGTGTCGGCTTGGCATCAACGATTCAAATAGGGATGGCAAGAGGTGATGGTCGTAATGGCCAGCATACGGAAGATTTGGAAAAGGCACTAGAAACGCTAAGTGAAGTATACGCAAGCGATAAAGCAGCTTCATGGTGAATCAATAGAAAGGGGAGGGGTACCATGGCGACCGTACAGTTAAACACAGAAGAAATATATAAGCTCCTGGAAGACGTTAAAGATCCCGAAATCGATACAGTAAGTATTCTGGATTTAGGGATGGTTGAAGACGTGACGGTTTCGGGCCAGGATGTTTCGGTAAAAATGCTGCCAACTTTTCTTGGGTGCCCGGCATTGTCGATCATTCAAAAAAATGTGGAAACAGCCCTTCGACAGCTGCCTGCCGTAAAAAATGTAAGTGTGGAATTTTTACGTTCCCCTTCATGGACATCCGATCGAATTACGGAAAAGGGGAAAGCTGGATTGAAGGTTTTCGGAATCTCCCCTCCTCCTCGACAAATGAAAAGTGATGGATCATGGCATGTGGATTGCCCATATTGTGAATCGACATATGTCACGATGGAAAATATCTTCGGTCCAACGGCCTGCCGCAGCATTTTATATTGTAAGGCATGCAAAAATCCGTTCGAAGCGATGAAACCAATGATAAAAATAATCTAATAAAATGGAGGTTCTATAAAATGGTAAAGTTAATCGCCCTATACAAACAACCTGAAAACAAGGAAGAGTTCGATGAGCACTATTTCAATGTACATGGTCCGATAACGGAAAAAATTCCTGGACTTCAAAAAATGGAGGTCACTAAAATTGTAGGGACCCCAATGGGCAAAGACTCTGAGTATTACATCCTTTGTGAAATGTATTATGAAGACCATGATGCATTGCAACAAGGAATGCGTTCCCCGGAAGGAAAGGCATCAGGGAAAGACCTAATGGGCTTTGCCGGGAAACTTGTAACGATGATGATCGGCGAAGAAATAAAATGAATGCGCTTCAATTCATTGAAACGTCAATCGCGGATGGCATTGGTTATATCACTTTAAATCGGCCGAAGCAACTGAATGCCCTTAACAGGAAAATGGTGAGGGAAATAGTTTTAAC
This window contains:
- a CDS encoding EthD family reductase encodes the protein MVKLIALYKQPENKEEFDEHYFNVHGPITEKIPGLQKMEVTKIVGTPMGKDSEYYILCEMYYEDHDALQQGMRSPEGKASGKDLMGFAGKLVTMMIGEEIK
- the paaD gene encoding 1,2-phenylacetyl-CoA epoxidase subunit PaaD: MATVQLNTEEIYKLLEDVKDPEIDTVSILDLGMVEDVTVSGQDVSVKMLPTFLGCPALSIIQKNVETALRQLPAVKNVSVEFLRSPSWTSDRITEKGKAGLKVFGISPPPRQMKSDGSWHVDCPYCESTYVTMENIFGPTACRSILYCKACKNPFEAMKPMIKII
- the paaC gene encoding 1,2-phenylacetyl-CoA epoxidase subunit PaaC — encoded protein: MKNESLKDIAIKELLLQLADDDFIHSYRGAEWLGLAPHIEEDVASASISQDTMGHAAIYYKLLEELGEGDADKLAHDRPAKERRNAIILELVNGPGYYMKDPDYDWAFAVVRNYFYTQAKAIKVQSLHSCSYEPLAEVAQKVQMELYYHLMHWKTWFVQLLGSGHLEAVSRMKAAIGKTMPDFAGVFSLGQYGEEMVELGLIEGEAVLQKKWIEAITPIFESVGLASTIQIGMARGDGRNGQHTEDLEKALETLSEVYASDKAASW
- the paaB gene encoding 1,2-phenylacetyl-CoA epoxidase subunit PaaB, with product METRQKTYFEEFEVFSRKTQTSPVQYHFSLLAPNEDIAIMMAQENFMRREAVDDIWVVKRQNIRKMTAEEKKTLQRIDNKDYRTTKGYGYLKKKWRKYEQGMLDEKEIMSWAGGVKNEE